A window of Chloroflexota bacterium contains these coding sequences:
- a CDS encoding TIGR01777 family oxidoreductase yields MRVIIAGGSGLIGRALTHHLCAQGHSAVVLSRQPLKVPKLPDGADVAYWDGSGSEGLVDLVDGAHAVVNLAGESIAGRRWTPAQKRRLRDSRIRSTSGIVAAIRAAPRQPAVLLQASAVGYYGNTGKEVDEQQAPGSDFLAELSQEWEHASAAVEESSTRRVLLRMGVSLSMEGGMLPRVALPFRFFAGGALGTGRQWVPWIHIEDTVRAIAFLLTHDHISGPVNVCAPQPVRFADFASAVGRTLRRPSLFRVPPWALRLGMGEMADIVLHGQRAVPARLTGAGFEFRYPVVEDALSAILRAET; encoded by the coding sequence ATGCGTGTGATCATCGCGGGTGGCAGCGGCTTGATCGGTCGTGCGCTGACTCATCACCTGTGCGCGCAAGGCCATTCCGCCGTTGTCTTATCCAGGCAGCCATTGAAGGTGCCGAAGCTTCCTGATGGCGCCGATGTCGCATACTGGGACGGCAGCGGCAGCGAAGGCTTGGTCGATCTGGTAGACGGCGCGCACGCGGTGGTAAACCTTGCCGGGGAGAGCATTGCCGGCAGGCGCTGGACACCTGCGCAGAAACGAAGATTGCGTGATAGCCGGATACGGTCTACCAGCGGAATAGTGGCCGCAATCCGCGCTGCGCCGCGGCAGCCGGCCGTGCTCCTCCAGGCCTCCGCAGTGGGCTATTACGGGAATACCGGCAAGGAAGTAGATGAGCAGCAGGCGCCGGGGTCCGACTTTCTCGCCGAATTGTCTCAGGAGTGGGAACACGCATCAGCGGCGGTCGAAGAGTCATCGACACGGCGGGTGCTGCTGCGCATGGGGGTTTCCCTGAGTATGGAAGGCGGTATGCTGCCGCGCGTGGCGCTGCCGTTTCGCTTCTTCGCGGGGGGCGCCCTGGGCACCGGCCGCCAGTGGGTGCCCTGGATACACATCGAGGATACGGTGCGGGCAATTGCGTTTCTCTTAACACATGACCATATCTCGGGGCCCGTGAATGTGTGTGCGCCCCAACCTGTGCGGTTTGCTGACTTTGCCAGCGCCGTGGGGCGAACATTGAGGCGTCCGTCGCTCTTCCGTGTGCCTCCTTGGGCTCTCCGCCTTGGCATGGGCGAAATGGCGGACATAGTGTTGCACGGGCAACGCGCGGTGCCCGCGCGGTTGACTGGCGCCGGGTTCGAGTTTCGGTATCCTGTTGTTGAGGACGCATTGAGCGCTATCCTGCGCGCAGAGACCTAA